CTCTCCTATACTCCCTTCTTCAACTTCCGCTTCCACCCCTTTTTCTCAGTCCAAGAACTTACCTTTTGGACTCGAAAATGGGTAATCTTTCACTTCTTATTTTCCCCCTTTCAATTGCTTACCTCTCCTGAAGGACATTTTTCAATTGTTGCAGGAAAATTAGGCCATGCCCATCGGTGAATCCAAGTTGTGTCTCGACGAATCCGAAATCATCATCATTCTCATTCCCCTGGACGATTCCTGAAAACTCTACAGACAAAGCAATTCAGGTAACTTTCTTTATGGGTAAAAAGGTTTCAGCTTTACTCGATTAATTGGTCGTGAATTGTATTGTATGTATGCAGAAATTGGAAGAAGCCATCATGAAAACGCAGAAAAATGCGAGGATTGAAGTGATTGAAGATACTCCAAATGGTAATCAGTTGAAACATAATTGCAATTAGTGAATTTGATGTTGAATTAATAGATATTGATAATGAACCAGGGAAGTATTTAGAGGCCAAAATAGGAGGAGGATTTGGGCAGGAGGATGTAATTGAATTTTTGGTGAAAGGAGAAGTAGTGGGTTACAGGTGCATGGCGACAAATGTAAACTATGTGTATCCGTTCACAACAGCATTTGGGGATTCAAAAGGACAGGAAGAAAGAATGAAGAAGATCATAGATGAATTAGGGTGGTATGCTCCAAGTTTTGATTCCATGGATTGATCATTTCAATTTCACATTTCTGATATTCATTTCTTATTGAGTTCGTAGTTTGTAATAATATATGCTTTCATATCCTCGGCTCTTTCACAATTATCGTGTTAGAATTGTGTCAATTTAATCAATCCAAATGTCGAATATGAGACTTCTTACTGTCTAAGTCTAGATCCTAGCTAGCGCATCTCTTATTACAGAGAGGGCTTGATGAACACCACCTCCTGGTTAGTGATTGGGCCCTTTACGGCGTAGAAGATAAGAAAAGCAGATCTGTACTGATAAGTTAATCAGTCCGAATACCTGTAGTAGTAGTCCACTTATATTATAAAGTTGCTCGCCTGCAGCAGTAGTCAACCTGCCAAGTAAAATGGAGTTCTCCTTTCCCATACCAGATAGAATTGAGTCATCTATTTCTTGAGGAAACATACCTGTCACGTTGAACCATGTCTGTCAACGGTGAAAGATAGCCCTAAAGTGAGGGCCCCGAAGATAGGATTTCTCAACTGTCGATCGACGTGACAATCATGCATGCTTGACAAAGCTTTTTAAGTCTCCCAATAAACGAAAAATGGATTGCTGGTGACATGAAAGCTGTGCTCGACGCTCCCAGGCAACCAAACTAGCAGAACATCACATCGTACGGAACCTAAGGAAGGACCGGACCACAGAGGGGGATATAACCCAGTCTTATCTGTCCTAGCTTTTAGAAACCTAAGAAAGAAGGAAATACCATTCTATTAGCTAGCTAGGGATGGAAAAGGTACCTGGGAAGCTGCTCTCGGGCTAATATAGGACCAGCTGGTCAGAGGGAGTAAGGCAGCTAAAAGACAAGTAATCCTATGTGATGACTCCAGTAAGAAAGAGGACGGAAATCATATAATAATCTACTTAAGATAAGATCCCTAGTCTCTTAATGAGTTGTGGACTAAGATGTTGATAGGGAgctgctctttcctttaggctgGGGAAACTCGCTTAGAGAGATAGAAGTCCCATTAAGGGCGTAGGGTGAGGTATCTGAATTATCGAAGCAGGGCCCTTCCTGTCCTTTCCTTCTTGTATGACTGTGGAACAAGAGAAGCAAATCAGATCAAACAAGCAGTGGCTACTACTATGAGTTAACGGCCTTCATCTGGCTCGTGTCCCGTTCGAGCCTTAAGCCTAGCTTCTTGACCTTTTGTTCTGAAACAAAGTAATGAGTGGCGCCCGGATTTTGTATCATGTTTTTAATCATGTATACTTTTACTATGTCGTTTTAGATTAATCCAAAAGTCCAATAATATTATGTTTGGTTCGTTTAATATGTTTACAGGTCACTTATAATTTTAATATCCTTGTTAGAGATGACATGTAAAAATACAGAAGGTTTGAGTTGTGGTTGTAAATAATATAGAATTATAATTTTACTACAGTTTACAAGTAAAAGTATGagagaatatgataataattttaaatatct
The DNA window shown above is from Euphorbia lathyris chromosome 1, ddEupLath1.1, whole genome shotgun sequence and carries:
- the LOC136228338 gene encoding thylakoid lumenal 17.9 kDa protein, chloroplastic, with amino-acid sequence MSLNGHLVPLHSSTPKKSNQNISSFFHLQNLNLKPKPILFTNLISLALTVTLNSPLPSLAIPSPNSLSPILPSSTSASTPFSQSKNLPFGLENGKIRPCPSVNPSCVSTNPKSSSFSFPWTIPENSTDKAIQKLEEAIMKTQKNARIEVIEDTPNGKYLEAKIGGGFGQEDVIEFLVKGEVVGYRCMATNVNYVYPFTTAFGDSKGQEERMKKIIDELGWYAPSFDSMD